A region of Dioscorea cayenensis subsp. rotundata cultivar TDr96_F1 chromosome 5, TDr96_F1_v2_PseudoChromosome.rev07_lg8_w22 25.fasta, whole genome shotgun sequence DNA encodes the following proteins:
- the LOC120261653 gene encoding acyl-coenzyme A thioesterase 13-like: MGRGGGGGGEERAMAAREWLESLMARVDGASTTAAEFAGSKAGNFDAIAMWGLKVLHVGGGRALCSLCVPKFLTGEDGYWHAGSIATVIDDVGATAIMTAEGHIKVSVDFEISYFSPAKVNEEVEIDAKVVGHKGQLSVVLVEIRKQLSGELVALGRQWMSTPRMIIKGNL; this comes from the exons ATGGggaggggaggaggaggaggaggagaagagagagCAATGGCTGCAAGGGAATGGCTGGAAAGCCTGATGGCGAGGGTGGATGGTGCGTCGACGACGGCGGCGGAGTTCGCCGGCTCAAAGGCCGGCAATTTCGATGCGATCGCCATGTGGGGTCTCAAAGTCCTGCACGTGGGTGGTGGCCGTGCTCTATGCTCTCTTTGCGTCCCTAAATTTCTCACT GGTGAGGATGGGTACTGGCATGCAGGTTCAATAGCAACTGTGATCGACGATGTTGGGGCTACTGCCATCATGACCGCAGAGGGCCATATCAAAGTCTCAGTTGACTTTGAAATCTCCTATTTCTCTCCAGCTAAAGTCAAT GAGGAAGTGGAGATAGATGCAAAGGTTGTAGGACACAAGGGGCAGCTCTCAGTGGTGTTGGTGGAGATAAGAAAGCAGCTTTCAGGGGAGCTTGTGGCCCTTGGGAGACAGTGGATGTCTACCCCTAGAATGATAATTAAAGGTAATTTATAG
- the LOC120260988 gene encoding LOW QUALITY PROTEIN: transcription initiation factor TFIID subunit 15 (The sequence of the model RefSeq protein was modified relative to this genomic sequence to represent the inferred CDS: deleted 1 base in 1 codon) yields MRSFTALAGWRDHNAGYGMRAGSISPPCRWRADYHDPDFGHPVRPHIGRGFRGGRGGRFRDTSPSYGSGRGGRSIGRGYNGSRREQSPFDGEYVHRNDPNLSPREGDWICRNQSCGNLNFARRTHCNKCHEYRYGSSRSPRRSYHSPPPRQLSPRFSGLQHPEPGFRRDTNGYRSPSRGWGMGEPINFESGSPSRRGGGSRFPDNLERDRLDYDNNGYRERRKLDWPIHDQWEHRDPERDGFMSERRGFGGRSRSPPPTRWINNTRERSQSPVGKRPVRAPFMGRGRGDRHYDNSFISHGRSDDLDISRRRGGGHGGRGYVRGNDAFISQGRSTAWKDR; encoded by the exons ATGAGATCTTTCACAGCTCTTGCAGGCTGGAGAGACCATAATGCAG GGTATGGTATGCGTGCAGGTTCCATTTCACCTCCATGCCGGTGGAGGGCAGATTATCATGATCCAGATTTTGGTCATCCTGTTAGGCCTCACATTGGTCGAGGCTTTAGGGGTGGGAGGGGTGGAAGATTCCGTGATACTTCGCCTTCCTATGGGAGTGGAAGGGGTGGCAGGTCTATTGGTAGAGGATACAATGGATCTAGACGCGAGCAATCACCTTTTGATGGGGAATATGTTCACCGAAATGACCCGAATTTGTCTCCCAGAGAAGGAGACTGGATTTGCAGAAATCAATC CTGTGGAAACTTGAATTTTGCTCGGCGAACACACTGCAACAAGTGTCATGAGTACCGTTATGGATCCAGTCGGAGTCCTCGGAGGAGTTACCACAGCCCCCCACCACGCCAGTTATCCCCAAGA TTTTCTGGACTGCAGCATCCTGAGCCTGGCTTCCGCAGGGACACAAATGGCTACAGATCTCCATCTCGTGGTTGGGGCATGGGGGAACCAATCAATTTTGAGTCTGGATCACCTTCAAGGCGTGGAGGTGGATCTCGATTTCCAGATAATCTAGAAAGGGACAGACTGGACTATGATAACAATGGGTACCGTGAAAGGCGCAAACTTGACTGGCCAATTCATGATCAATGGGAGCATCGGGATCCTGAGCGGGATGGTTTCATGTCTGAGAGAAGGGGATTTGGTGGACGATCTCGATCACCACCCCCTACCAGGTGGATTAACAACACAAGGGAGAGGAGCCAATCTCCTGTGGGGAAGAGACCTGTTCGAGCACCGTTCATGGGCCGTGGCAGAGGTGATCGTCACTACGACAATTCATTCATCAGTCATGGGAGGAGTGATGATTTGGATATCAGTCGTCGTCGTGGTGGTGGTCATGGTGGCCGTGGTTATGTGAGGGGCAATGATGCTTTCATCAGCCAAGGCCGAAGTACTGCATGGAAGGACCGGTGA